In Capsicum annuum cultivar UCD-10X-F1 chromosome 11, UCD10Xv1.1, whole genome shotgun sequence, one genomic interval encodes:
- the LOC107847589 gene encoding RNA-binding KH domain-containing protein RCF3 isoform X1, with amino-acid sequence MAGQRNNYGKRMQSDSDYPRRDGSKRRTPTDEKESNTIGPEDTVFRYLCPTGKIGSIIGVGGDIAKQLRTETNSKIRISETIPGCDERVVTVYSGSEETNVCEETGDLISPAQDALFKVHDRVLAEEMRTEEDVEDHQQITVRMLVPSDQIGCVIGKGGQVIQNLRSETGTQIRVLSSEHLPPCALNSDELLQITGEGSAVKKALYQVAARLHDNPSRSQHQLLSSPSIYRSSAGLVNPHAGTQVMGVTSLMGPYGSYKSDGRSRSASVREFAVRLVCPTENVGAVIGKGGGIIKQLRQESGAAIKVDSSAAEGDDCIIFVSAKEAYEEQSPTIDATMRLQARSSEKTEKESGDAILTTRLLVPSSRVGCLIGKGGSIVNEMRNTTRASIRILSKENLPKVASEDDEMVQITGDANVASNALLQILMRLRANTFEMEGAIAPFSPGLSYVPMSASMPDGPRYANRDNRSRRHGYSSYAGGHDYNDSSPTDSYGSSQVGGGGGYAPYGVYSSGRPNSAGISNHNPSAYGKSYGY; translated from the exons ATGGCAGGCCAGAGGAATAACTACGGGAAGAGAATGCAATCGGATTCGGACTATCCTAGGAGAGATGGAAGTAAGAGGAGGACTCCAACTGATGAAAAAGAATCAAATACCATTGGACCAGAGGATACTGTTTTTCGTTATTTGTGCCCCACAGGGAAAATTGGAAGTATCATTGGAGTTGGTGGGGACATTGCAAAACAATTGAGGACAGAAACTAATTCAAAGATTAGGATTAGTGAGACCATACCTGGCTGTGACGAGCGTGTGGTAACTGTTTATAGCGGAAGTGAAGAAACTAATGTCTGTGAAGAAACCGGTGACCTGATTTCACCTGCTCAGGATGCTCTATTCAAGGTGCATGACAGGGTCCTTGCTGAAGAGATGCGTACGGAAGAAGATGTGGAGGATCATCAGCAGATTACTGTAAGGATGCTTGTCCCATCAGATCAAATAGGCTGTGTGATAGGGAAAGGTGGACAAGTGATCCAGAATTTGCGAAGTGAAACAGGTACGCAGATTCGGGTCTTAAGCAGTGAGCACTTGCCACCTTGTGCTCTCAACTCCGACGAGCTTCTCCAG aTAACCGGTGAAGGTTCAGCTGTTAAGAAAGCACTTTATCAAGTAGCAGCACGCCTCCATGATAATCCATCACGGTCCCAACATCAGCTGCTGTCATCACCCAGCATATATAGGTCTAGTGCGGGACTTGTTAATCCTCATGCTGGTACCCAAGTCATGGGTGTGACATCATTGATGGGTCCTTACGGAAGTTACAAAAGTGATGGTAGAAGTCGATCTGCTTCTGTAAGAGAGTTTGCAGTTCGTTTAGTTTGCCCAACTGAAAATGTAGGAGCTGTAATTGGCAAAGGTGGAGGCATTATCAAACAGCTAAGACAGGAATCAGGTGCAGCTATTAAAGTTGATAGTTCTGCGGCTGAGGGAGATGATTGCATTATATTTGTATCAGCAAAGGAG GCATATGAAGAACAATCCCCTACCATCGATGCAACAATGCGTTTACAAGCAAGAAGTAGTGAGAAAACTGAAAAAGAATCTGGGGATGCTATTCTTACGACTCGCCTGCTTGTACCTAGTTCACGAGTTGGATGCCTTATTGGTAAAGGTGGTTCCATTGTCAATGAGATGCGGAATACCACAAGGGCAAGCATCCGCATTCTTTCGAAGGAAAATCTTCCCAAAGTGGCATCTGAAGATGACGAAATGGTGCAG ATTACTGGAGATGCTAATGTTGCTAGCAATGCGTTATTGCAAATACTTATGCGGTTGAGGGCCAATacatttgagatggagggagctATTGCTCCATTTTCTCCTGGCCTTTCTTATGTCCCCATGTCTGCAAGTATGCCAGATGGTCCAAGATATGCCAACCGTGATAATAGATCACGCCGGCATGGTTACTCATCTTATGCAGGAGGACATGATTACAATGATTCGTCTCCAACTGATAGTTATGGTAGCTCACAG GTTGGTGGTGGAGGTGGTTATGCACCATATGGCGTTTATTCCTCTGGGCGACCGAATAGTGCAGG GATTTCCAACCATAACCCTTCTGCCTATGGGAAATCTTATGGCTACTAG
- the LOC107847589 gene encoding RNA-binding KH domain-containing protein RCF3 isoform X2 produces the protein MQSDSDYPRRDGSKRRTPTDEKESNTIGPEDTVFRYLCPTGKIGSIIGVGGDIAKQLRTETNSKIRISETIPGCDERVVTVYSGSEETNVCEETGDLISPAQDALFKVHDRVLAEEMRTEEDVEDHQQITVRMLVPSDQIGCVIGKGGQVIQNLRSETGTQIRVLSSEHLPPCALNSDELLQITGEGSAVKKALYQVAARLHDNPSRSQHQLLSSPSIYRSSAGLVNPHAGTQVMGVTSLMGPYGSYKSDGRSRSASVREFAVRLVCPTENVGAVIGKGGGIIKQLRQESGAAIKVDSSAAEGDDCIIFVSAKEAYEEQSPTIDATMRLQARSSEKTEKESGDAILTTRLLVPSSRVGCLIGKGGSIVNEMRNTTRASIRILSKENLPKVASEDDEMVQITGDANVASNALLQILMRLRANTFEMEGAIAPFSPGLSYVPMSASMPDGPRYANRDNRSRRHGYSSYAGGHDYNDSSPTDSYGSSQVGGGGGYAPYGVYSSGRPNSAGISNHNPSAYGKSYGY, from the exons ATGCAATCGGATTCGGACTATCCTAGGAGAGATGGAAGTAAGAGGAGGACTCCAACTGATGAAAAAGAATCAAATACCATTGGACCAGAGGATACTGTTTTTCGTTATTTGTGCCCCACAGGGAAAATTGGAAGTATCATTGGAGTTGGTGGGGACATTGCAAAACAATTGAGGACAGAAACTAATTCAAAGATTAGGATTAGTGAGACCATACCTGGCTGTGACGAGCGTGTGGTAACTGTTTATAGCGGAAGTGAAGAAACTAATGTCTGTGAAGAAACCGGTGACCTGATTTCACCTGCTCAGGATGCTCTATTCAAGGTGCATGACAGGGTCCTTGCTGAAGAGATGCGTACGGAAGAAGATGTGGAGGATCATCAGCAGATTACTGTAAGGATGCTTGTCCCATCAGATCAAATAGGCTGTGTGATAGGGAAAGGTGGACAAGTGATCCAGAATTTGCGAAGTGAAACAGGTACGCAGATTCGGGTCTTAAGCAGTGAGCACTTGCCACCTTGTGCTCTCAACTCCGACGAGCTTCTCCAG aTAACCGGTGAAGGTTCAGCTGTTAAGAAAGCACTTTATCAAGTAGCAGCACGCCTCCATGATAATCCATCACGGTCCCAACATCAGCTGCTGTCATCACCCAGCATATATAGGTCTAGTGCGGGACTTGTTAATCCTCATGCTGGTACCCAAGTCATGGGTGTGACATCATTGATGGGTCCTTACGGAAGTTACAAAAGTGATGGTAGAAGTCGATCTGCTTCTGTAAGAGAGTTTGCAGTTCGTTTAGTTTGCCCAACTGAAAATGTAGGAGCTGTAATTGGCAAAGGTGGAGGCATTATCAAACAGCTAAGACAGGAATCAGGTGCAGCTATTAAAGTTGATAGTTCTGCGGCTGAGGGAGATGATTGCATTATATTTGTATCAGCAAAGGAG GCATATGAAGAACAATCCCCTACCATCGATGCAACAATGCGTTTACAAGCAAGAAGTAGTGAGAAAACTGAAAAAGAATCTGGGGATGCTATTCTTACGACTCGCCTGCTTGTACCTAGTTCACGAGTTGGATGCCTTATTGGTAAAGGTGGTTCCATTGTCAATGAGATGCGGAATACCACAAGGGCAAGCATCCGCATTCTTTCGAAGGAAAATCTTCCCAAAGTGGCATCTGAAGATGACGAAATGGTGCAG ATTACTGGAGATGCTAATGTTGCTAGCAATGCGTTATTGCAAATACTTATGCGGTTGAGGGCCAATacatttgagatggagggagctATTGCTCCATTTTCTCCTGGCCTTTCTTATGTCCCCATGTCTGCAAGTATGCCAGATGGTCCAAGATATGCCAACCGTGATAATAGATCACGCCGGCATGGTTACTCATCTTATGCAGGAGGACATGATTACAATGATTCGTCTCCAACTGATAGTTATGGTAGCTCACAG GTTGGTGGTGGAGGTGGTTATGCACCATATGGCGTTTATTCCTCTGGGCGACCGAATAGTGCAGG GATTTCCAACCATAACCCTTCTGCCTATGGGAAATCTTATGGCTACTAG
- the LOC107848514 gene encoding uncharacterized protein LOC107848514 — protein sequence MSNPSDESGKEPNLGNDPPKGEVNDDLPAEDPKSSEEESREPSQEEQEELMKKKYGGLVKKKPPLITKDHERAFFDSADWALGKQGGQKAKTPAEALRPKLEPTPHQQLRTRLSASKLTDAGEDGSNNDLVQLDDQSGTPAADGENKS from the exons ATGTCAAACCCCTCAGATGAAAGTGGCAAGGAACCAAACCTTGGTAATGATCCTCCTAAAGGTGAAGTGAATGATGACCTTCCTGCAGAAGATCCAAAGAGTTCAGAAGAAGAAAGCCGAGAACCGTCTCAAGAG GAGCAGGAGGAACTAATGAAGAAAAAGTATGGTGGATTAGTGAAAAAGAAACCTCCCTTGATAACTAAG GACCATGAACGTGCTTTTTTCGATTCAGCGGATTGGGCACTAGGAAAG CAAGGAGGACAGAAGGCCAAAACACCTGCTGAGGCACTTCGCCCAAAGTTAGAG CCGACACCACACCAGCAACTTCGTACTCGACTCTCAGCTTCTAAACTGACAGATGCCGGTGAAG ATGGCAGCAACAACGACCTCGTCCAGCTAGATGACCAGAGTGGAACACCAGCAGCGGATGGCGAGAATAAGTCTTAG